Proteins from a single region of Undibacterium sp. KW1:
- a CDS encoding phosphonate ABC transporter ATP-binding protein — translation MATVQLRLQQLSVAFPGAAHTAPVAGQGQQQYLLESLNLTVAQGEQIAIIGPSGAGKTTLLHTLAAAQQPASGQFQFMEQDVWALSHTARHALRPHLFLAPQTPPLPARQRVVTAVLAGRLPHWTLAQALRNLIKPTDPLAAWQALQRFDLQHKLYARVDKLSGGERQRCGLARLLLSDASLLLVDEPLSALDPALALQTLNTLQQEAKQRNATLICSLHQVELARQHFPRIIGLRAGKILFDSDKVDDQMIADLYRNTGSPRQQSLDMAAPDQADFSDAPRCF, via the coding sequence ATGGCTACAGTACAGCTGCGCTTGCAGCAATTGAGTGTGGCTTTTCCCGGTGCGGCACACACTGCACCGGTGGCAGGGCAAGGGCAACAGCAATACCTACTTGAGAGCCTGAACCTGACAGTAGCCCAGGGTGAGCAAATTGCCATCATAGGCCCGTCTGGTGCCGGCAAAACCACGCTGCTACATACCCTGGCTGCGGCCCAGCAACCGGCCAGTGGACAATTCCAGTTCATGGAGCAGGATGTATGGGCCCTGTCGCACACGGCGCGCCATGCCTTGCGCCCTCACTTGTTTCTTGCACCACAAACACCGCCGTTACCTGCACGCCAGCGCGTCGTAACTGCGGTGCTGGCCGGACGCCTGCCGCACTGGACACTGGCGCAGGCGTTACGCAATCTGATCAAGCCCACCGACCCGCTGGCCGCCTGGCAAGCCTTGCAGCGATTTGATCTGCAACATAAGCTCTATGCCAGGGTCGATAAACTGTCTGGCGGTGAGCGGCAGCGCTGTGGGCTGGCACGCCTGCTCTTGTCCGACGCCAGTCTCTTGTTGGTTGATGAACCCTTGTCTGCACTCGACCCGGCGCTGGCGCTGCAAACCTTGAACACCCTTCAGCAGGAAGCAAAGCAACGCAATGCGACGCTGATCTGCAGCCTGCATCAGGTGGAGCTGGCGCGCCAGCACTTCCCGCGCATCATAGGCTTGCGCGCCGGTAAAATCCTGTTCGACAGCGACAAGGTCGATGACCAGATGATCGCCGACCTGTACCGGAACACGGGCAGTCCCCGGCAACAGTCATTGGATATGGCTGCGCCGGATCAGGCTGATTTCTCTGACGCTCCCCGCTGTTTTTAA
- a CDS encoding putative selenate ABC transporter substrate-binding protein — translation MIVALGLLTFTGLAQAQQVLRVSAIPDEAPTELQRKFKPLGTMLEKKLGMKVEFIPVTDYAASVEGLINKKLDMVWFGGFTFVQAKVRSKDQVIPLVQREEDEKFKSVFITTDKNITKLEDLKGKTFTFGSESSTSGHLMPRSYLLAAKINPDTDMKRIAFSGAHDATVAAVSGGKVDAGALNISVWEKLLAQGKVDTKLVHVFYTTPGYYDYNWSVRADMPADLRKKISDAFLNLDPANPQDKEILELQRATRFIPTRADNYKAIEAAAHNAGLLK, via the coding sequence ATGATCGTGGCCTTGGGTTTATTGACGTTCACGGGCCTGGCGCAAGCACAACAGGTCTTGCGTGTATCCGCCATACCTGACGAAGCACCAACTGAATTACAACGCAAGTTCAAACCACTGGGTACCATGCTGGAAAAGAAACTGGGCATGAAGGTAGAATTCATACCCGTCACTGATTATGCCGCGTCGGTAGAAGGACTGATCAACAAGAAACTGGACATGGTCTGGTTTGGTGGCTTCACTTTCGTGCAGGCCAAGGTACGCAGCAAAGACCAGGTCATACCGCTGGTGCAACGTGAAGAAGATGAAAAATTCAAATCGGTCTTCATTACTACCGATAAAAATATTACCAAGCTGGAAGACCTCAAGGGCAAAACCTTCACCTTTGGTTCTGAGTCATCCACTTCCGGCCATCTGATGCCAAGGTCTTATTTGCTGGCCGCGAAGATCAACCCTGATACAGACATGAAACGCATCGCTTTTTCCGGCGCCCATGATGCGACTGTCGCTGCCGTATCTGGTGGCAAGGTAGATGCTGGCGCCCTGAATATCTCAGTCTGGGAAAAACTGTTGGCGCAGGGCAAGGTCGATACCAAGCTGGTGCATGTGTTCTACACTACCCCTGGCTACTATGACTACAACTGGTCAGTACGTGCCGACATGCCTGCCGACTTGCGCAAGAAGATCAGCGATGCCTTCCTGAACCTTGATCCAGCCAACCCGCAAGACAAAGAAATACTTGAGCTACAACGTGCCACCCGTTTCATCCCCACCAGGGCTGACAACTACAAAGCCATAGAAGCGGCAGCCCATAATGCAGGCCTGCTGAAGTAA